The segment GGGGAAGGAGAACGTTCTCAAGAGCTGTCATTCCGGGGATCAGGTTATACTGCTGAAAAACGAATCCAATTGTCTTACCCCTGAGTGTGGAAAGGTCTGATTCGGTCATTTCTGAGATGTTCCTTGATTTCAGGAAGATCTCACCATCGGAGGGAACATCAAGACAGCCTACGAGGTTCATCATTGTAGACTTTCCACTTCCTGACGGACCTATGATGGCTGCAAACTCTCCACGATCTATGGAAACGCTCACGTTCTGGAGGGCATTTACCTGCACCTCTCCCATCTGGTAGGTTTTCCAGACGTCCCTGAAAGCGATCAGTGGTTCTGACATAGGTCGTTGTAAATACTGACATCTATAAAAACGAGAAGTAGTTAAGAAAGATAGTTGAAAAACATAGTTCAACTACATTTTTCTTATATATCAGCTACTACATAGGACCGGCCATGGCAATTGATGCTATTGATGCAATACTTACACCGAAGATACTGGAGATGGCAACAGAAATGACATCCATGTATACTCTAACGGATGTAGTACCTGACCTTATTGCATATCCAATCATGGCAATTCTTGCATTGATGATCTACCTCGACATTGCCAAGCTTTATTCGATCAGCCAGTATGAAGGACTGAAACATTTCAAGAACGCTTTCTTTTTGTTTGGGGTTGGTAACCTTGCTCTCCTGACGCTAATATTATCAATGGCAATTGCAAAGTTCTCACTGGAAGCAGGAATATTGTTCTTCATAGTGATCGGGATACCTGCATTGTTTCTGGCAGGCATCTCTTTCTGGGTAGCAAAGGGTGAACTTCTTTACACCATAACCTGGAGGCTTTTTGACAATATCTCCTCAAAAAAAAGGTACAAAATGCTGTTTTTCGGCTTTTTGATGACCTTCGTACTAATCGATGCCATAGCATACGGAGTGATCTCTGAGTCATACGGTTTCATAAGTACAATTCTGTACAAAGGAATTATATTTATACTGATACTCCTGTTAATTAGAACTAATATAAGGTCTTCCGGAAGGATAGGGGCGATAACCCATCCTTACTACCTCGGGCTCATTATATTATTTACACTTAACTTCCTGGGGACGTTCGGTGATCTTATATCGGAAGACACAACTGCAGGAATTATTATAAACGGACTGACGATCATAGCCTATTTTATTATTCTTAAGGGAATTCGAAAATGGACTCGCATTCTAACAATATGAAGCCATTCCAGAAAAGAAGTCGTCTGGAGATCATAAGGGATATACTCAAGGTCATACGCGAATCCAATAATACCATTAGCCCAACAAAACTTCAGAGGTTATCTAACCTTTCCTTCCAGATGTTCGAAGAATATATAGGAGATCTTGAAGAAAAGGGACTTATCGTAGCCATCCCATACAAGGAAAAACGAAAGATATATTCACTTACCGATAAGGGAAGGAACTTCCTGGACAAATACGAGGATTTCGTTGCATTTCTTGCGGACTTTGGCCTTTAACAACGGTAGCTTTTTTGTTTGAAGAGAACAATGTAACTCTGGGGGTTACATGACAAAACCAAAGGTAATAATGCATAATTCCATTACACTTGATGGCTCATTCAGGGACATCGAGGTCGATATGGAACTCCATTATGGAACAGCTTCAAGCTTTGGAGAAGACATTCACCTGGTCGGAGCAAACACTGCAAAGATTGGGATCGAAATGTTCGGCGGTCTTCCACCGGAAGAGGATGATGACCTTAGAAAACAGGAAAGGGATGAAGCGAACCCGATATGGGCAATCGTTGACTCAAAAGGTATCCTTAAAGGGTCATTGCATGTGTTCCGGAGATTCGAGATGTGTCGTGATGTTGTAGTGCTTGTATCAGCATCAACACCAAAGGATTATCTGGAATACCTTAAAGATAGGGATTACGACTTCATCG is part of the Methanococcoides methylutens MM1 genome and harbors:
- a CDS encoding RibD family protein, which produces MTKPKVIMHNSITLDGSFRDIEVDMELHYGTASSFGEDIHLVGANTAKIGIEMFGGLPPEEDDDLRKQERDEANPIWAIVDSKGILKGSLHVFRRFEMCRDVVVLVSASTPKDYLEYLKDRDYDFIVTGEKHADLKEALELLADRYEAETVMVDSGSSLNGALLEQGLMDEISLILLPLLTGGETESLFANIGKMKHIELELLKCEKLEKGYLWLVYGVKRSSNK
- a CDS encoding winged helix-turn-helix domain-containing protein; the encoded protein is MDSHSNNMKPFQKRSRLEIIRDILKVIRESNNTISPTKLQRLSNLSFQMFEEYIGDLEEKGLIVAIPYKEKRKIYSLTDKGRNFLDKYEDFVAFLADFGL